In a single window of the Arachis hypogaea cultivar Tifrunner chromosome 6, arahy.Tifrunner.gnm2.J5K5, whole genome shotgun sequence genome:
- the LOC112755812 gene encoding 7-deoxyloganetin glucosyltransferase isoform X1 — translation MGSLNITKNNKPHAVFMPYPAQGHINPMLKLAKLLHHNGFHITFVYTEYNRNRLLKSRGSDSLRNLPSFRFETIPDGLPVDPNPVDATQDVPLLCDSTSKRCLPHFKKLISKLNGGDSGVPPVTCIVSDGTMSFGIEAAEELEIPVVVFWTASGCGTMCYMHYRQLVDKDFTPLKDMNDITNGYLETTINWVPGMKEIRLRDMPSFIRTTDPNDIMLNFFLRESKGAQRAHAIIINTFDALDHDILEAFSTINNLPPVYSVGPLNLLLNHITDKDLKSIASNLWKEDPKCIEWLDKQEPNSVVYINFGSITTMTSENLIEFAWGIANSNKKFLWVIRPDLVAGENAVLPPEFVEVAKIRGMLANWCPQEQVLAHPSIGVFLTHSGWNSTLESMCGGVPMICWPFFAEQQTNCRFCCTEWGIGLEIEDVRRDKIESLVRESMDGEKGVDMKQKALKLKKLAKEAASAPNGSSFQNLDKLIHQVLLSKFAKN, via the exons ATGGGTTctttgaacataacaaagaataaTAAGCCACACGCGGTGTTCATGCCATACCCAGCACAAGGACACATAAACCCAATGCTAAAACTAGCAAAGCTTCTTCACCACAATGGCTTCCACATCACGTTCGTTTACACCGAATACAATCGCAACCGCCTTCTCAAATCCAGAGGCTCCGACTCGCTCAGAAACCTACCATCCTTCCGATTCGAAACCATCCCCGACGGTCTACCCGTGGACCCTAACCCTGTGGATGCAACGCAGGATGTACCGTTACTGTGTGACTCCACTAGTAAAAGGTGCTTGCCGCACTTCAAGAAGCTGATTTCAAAGCTGAATGGCGGTGACAGCGGTGTTCCTCCGGTGACTTGCATAGTATCTGACGGAACGATGAGTTTCGGGATTGAGGCAGCGGAAGAATTGGAGATTCCAGTGGTGGTGTTTTGGACGGCTAGTGGGTGTGGGACCATGTGCTATATGCACTATCGCCAACTTGTTGATAAAGACTTCACTCCCCTTAAAG ACATGAATGATATCACAAATGGGTATTTGGAGACAACTATCAACTGGGTACCCGGAATGAAAGAGATCCGATTGAGGGATATGCCCAGCTTTATCAGAACCACAGACCCAAATGATATTATgcttaatttctttttaagagAATCCAAGGGAGCTCAAAGAGCTCATGCAATCATAATCAATACATTTGATGCCTTAGATCATGATATCTTGGAAGCATTCTCCACCATTAATAATTTGCCACCTGTCTATTCCGTTGGTCCTTTGAATCTTCTACTAAACCATATCACAGATAAGGACTTGAAATCCATTGCATCTAATCTTTGGAAGGAAGATCCAAAGTGTATTGAGTGGCTAGACAAACAAGAGCCAAATTCAGTGGTGTACATAAACTTTGGTAGCATCACAACTATGACCAGTGAAAATTTAATAGAGTTTGCTTGGGGAATTGCCAATAGCAACAAAAAGTTCTTGTGGGTAATTAGGCCAGATCTTGTGGCTGGTGAAAATGCTGTGTTACCTCCTGAATTTGTGGAAGTGGCAAAAATTAGAGGCATGTTAGCAAATTGGTGTCCCCAAGAACAAGTTTTGGCTCACCCATCAATTGGGGTGTTTTTGACACACAGTGGTTGGAACTCAACATTGGAAAGTATGTGTGGTGGTGTGCCCATGATATGTTGGCCCTTCTTTGCTGAGCAACAAACCAATTGTAGGTTTTGTTGTACGGAATGGGGAATTGGGTTGGAGATTGAAGATGTTAGGAGGGACAAAATTGAGAGTCTTGTGAGGGAGTCAATGGATGGAGAGAAGGGTGTTGATATGAAACAAAAGGctttgaaattgaagaaattagCAAAGGAAGCTGCTTCTGCCCCAAATGGATCCTCATTTCAGAATCTAGACAAGTTGATTCATCAAGTTCTCTTGAGCAAATTTGCTAAAAATTGA
- the LOC112755812 gene encoding 7-deoxyloganetin glucosyltransferase isoform X2 — protein sequence MNDITNGYLETTINWVPGMKEIRLRDMPSFIRTTDPNDIMLNFFLRESKGAQRAHAIIINTFDALDHDILEAFSTINNLPPVYSVGPLNLLLNHITDKDLKSIASNLWKEDPKCIEWLDKQEPNSVVYINFGSITTMTSENLIEFAWGIANSNKKFLWVIRPDLVAGENAVLPPEFVEVAKIRGMLANWCPQEQVLAHPSIGVFLTHSGWNSTLESMCGGVPMICWPFFAEQQTNCRFCCTEWGIGLEIEDVRRDKIESLVRESMDGEKGVDMKQKALKLKKLAKEAASAPNGSSFQNLDKLIHQVLLSKFAKN from the coding sequence ATGAATGATATCACAAATGGGTATTTGGAGACAACTATCAACTGGGTACCCGGAATGAAAGAGATCCGATTGAGGGATATGCCCAGCTTTATCAGAACCACAGACCCAAATGATATTATgcttaatttctttttaagagAATCCAAGGGAGCTCAAAGAGCTCATGCAATCATAATCAATACATTTGATGCCTTAGATCATGATATCTTGGAAGCATTCTCCACCATTAATAATTTGCCACCTGTCTATTCCGTTGGTCCTTTGAATCTTCTACTAAACCATATCACAGATAAGGACTTGAAATCCATTGCATCTAATCTTTGGAAGGAAGATCCAAAGTGTATTGAGTGGCTAGACAAACAAGAGCCAAATTCAGTGGTGTACATAAACTTTGGTAGCATCACAACTATGACCAGTGAAAATTTAATAGAGTTTGCTTGGGGAATTGCCAATAGCAACAAAAAGTTCTTGTGGGTAATTAGGCCAGATCTTGTGGCTGGTGAAAATGCTGTGTTACCTCCTGAATTTGTGGAAGTGGCAAAAATTAGAGGCATGTTAGCAAATTGGTGTCCCCAAGAACAAGTTTTGGCTCACCCATCAATTGGGGTGTTTTTGACACACAGTGGTTGGAACTCAACATTGGAAAGTATGTGTGGTGGTGTGCCCATGATATGTTGGCCCTTCTTTGCTGAGCAACAAACCAATTGTAGGTTTTGTTGTACGGAATGGGGAATTGGGTTGGAGATTGAAGATGTTAGGAGGGACAAAATTGAGAGTCTTGTGAGGGAGTCAATGGATGGAGAGAAGGGTGTTGATATGAAACAAAAGGctttgaaattgaagaaattagCAAAGGAAGCTGCTTCTGCCCCAAATGGATCCTCATTTCAGAATCTAGACAAGTTGATTCATCAAGTTCTCTTGAGCAAATTTGCTAAAAATTGA